Proteins co-encoded in one Paraburkholderia edwinii genomic window:
- a CDS encoding prepilin peptidase, protein MLPLAAQIVFAVACGLVVGSFLNVVVHRLPIMLERAWRAEVADATGQHFDDDGLPPRYNLWLPRSACPHCGHVLHAWENVPVFSYLLLRGRCSQCKARVSLRYPLLEIASALCAVASLVLFGPTGTALAAFGLCATLLAMSAIDIDTHLLPDSLTLPLLWAGLILNFGGLFASLSDAVLGAIAGYLALWCVHWVFKLVRGIEGMGYGDFKLLAALGAWLGWAALPQIILIAAVAGALVGLVATWRGRMRFEEPLPFGPFLAAGGALTLFLGTPLYFALGG, encoded by the coding sequence ATGCTGCCGCTCGCAGCGCAGATCGTCTTCGCAGTCGCATGCGGGCTTGTGGTCGGCAGTTTTCTGAACGTCGTCGTGCACCGGCTGCCGATCATGCTCGAACGCGCGTGGCGTGCCGAGGTCGCCGACGCCACCGGTCAGCATTTCGACGACGACGGCCTGCCGCCGCGCTACAACCTGTGGCTGCCGCGCAGCGCATGCCCGCATTGCGGCCACGTGCTGCACGCGTGGGAGAACGTGCCCGTCTTCAGCTATCTGCTGCTGCGCGGCCGCTGCTCGCAATGCAAGGCGCGCGTGAGCCTGCGTTATCCGTTGCTCGAAATTGCAAGCGCGCTCTGCGCGGTCGCGTCGCTCGTGCTGTTCGGTCCGACCGGCACCGCGCTCGCCGCGTTCGGTCTCTGCGCCACGCTGCTCGCGATGAGCGCGATCGATATCGACACGCACCTGCTGCCCGATTCGCTGACGCTGCCTTTGCTGTGGGCAGGCCTTATCCTCAACTTCGGCGGCCTCTTCGCGAGCCTGTCCGACGCCGTGCTCGGCGCGATCGCCGGCTATCTCGCCCTATGGTGCGTACACTGGGTGTTCAAACTCGTGCGCGGCATCGAAGGCATGGGCTACGGCGACTTCAAGCTGCTTGCCGCGCTCGGCGCATGGCTGGGCTGGGCGGCGCTGCCGCAGATCATCCTGATTGCCGCGGTCGCCGGCGCGCTCGTCGGTCTCGTGGCAACGTGGCGCGGCCGGATGCGCTTCGAAGAGCCGCTGCCGTTCGGCCCGTTTCTCGCGGCCGGCGGCGCGCTCACGCTGTTTCTCGGCACGCCGCTTTATTTCGCACTCGGAGGCTGA
- the zapD gene encoding cell division protein ZapD produces the protein MILYEYPFNERIRTLLRLEDLFERFTFFLTQEDPREHHVALTTLFEIAEVAGRADLKSDLMKELERQRQTLAPFRGNPGIEQNALEAVLGEIEQTLAGLAQMQGKTGQHLADNEWLSSIRSRAIIPGGTCKFDLPSYYAWQQTHPDQRRQDIAKWVMPLLPLRDAAAIVLRLARESGQASKVMAMQGSYQQMLSGRTYQLMQVRVAPELRVIPEASANKYMLWVRFTVQDGDLRPRSVDVDVPFQLTLCSL, from the coding sequence TTGATTCTTTACGAGTATCCCTTCAACGAGCGAATCAGGACGCTGTTGCGCCTCGAAGACCTGTTCGAGCGCTTTACGTTCTTTTTGACTCAGGAAGATCCGAGGGAACATCACGTCGCGCTCACCACGCTGTTCGAGATTGCGGAAGTCGCCGGCCGCGCGGATCTGAAGTCGGACCTGATGAAGGAGCTCGAGCGGCAGCGTCAAACGCTCGCGCCGTTCCGCGGCAATCCGGGCATCGAGCAGAATGCGCTCGAAGCCGTGCTCGGAGAAATCGAGCAAACGCTTGCCGGCCTGGCGCAAATGCAGGGCAAAACGGGCCAGCATCTGGCCGACAACGAATGGCTTTCCAGCATCCGCAGCCGCGCGATCATTCCGGGCGGCACCTGCAAGTTCGATCTTCCGTCGTACTACGCATGGCAGCAGACGCATCCGGACCAGCGCCGCCAGGATATCGCGAAGTGGGTCATGCCGCTCCTGCCGCTGCGCGATGCGGCTGCCATCGTGCTGCGTCTTGCACGCGAGTCGGGCCAGGCGTCGAAGGTGATGGCGATGCAGGGCAGCTACCAGCAGATGCTGTCGGGCCGCACGTATCAGTTGATGCAGGTGCGCGTGGCACCGGAATTGCGCGTGATCCCGGAAGCGAGCGCCAACAAATACATGCTGTGGGTCCGCTTCACGGTGCAGGACGGCGACCTTCGTCCGCGCTCGGTCGACGTCGACGTGCCATTTCAGCTCACGCTGTGTAGTCTATAG
- the secA gene encoding preprotein translocase subunit SecA — protein MSTGFLQKIFGSRNQRLVKQYQKTVASVNALEPQIEKLTDDQLRAKTGEFRQRVAGGESLDKLLPEAFAVCREASKRVLKMRHFDVQLIGGMVLHYGKIAEMRTGEGKTLVATLAAYLNALSGRGVHVVTVNDYLAQRDAEWMGRLYNFLGLSVGVNLSQMDHSFKQEAYAADITYGTNNEFGFDYLRDNMVYETEARVQRALNFAIVDEVDSILIDEARTPLIISGQAEDHTELYVRMNALPPMLERQIGEEKADGTGVEKPGDYTLDEKARQVFLTESGHEKAERLLAEWGLIGDGESLYAPQNITLMHHVYAALRAHTLFHRDQHYVVQNGEVVIVDEFTGRLMAGRRWSDGLHQAVEAKEHVKIQSENQTLASITFQNYFRMYGKLSGMTGTADTEAYEFNEIYGLETVVIPTNRPPKRLDRQDQIYKTARERYDAVTRDIRECYERGQPVLVGTTSIENSEVLSHLLTKAGLPHEVLNAKQHEREAAIVAEAGRPQRITIATNMAGRGTDIVLGGNAEKQAAFVEADESIPADEKQRRVAQLHGEWQALHDQVKAAGGLHIIGTERHESRRIDNQLRGRAGRQGDPGSSRFFLSLEDPLLRIFAGDRVRAIMDRLKMPEGEAIEAGIVTRSIESAQRKVEARNFDIRKQLLEYDDVANDQRKVIYQQRNELLEAHDIAETIGAMRHGVIGDIVHQFVPAGSIEEQWDVPELEEALRNDWQLDLAIQEMINESQSIDAEEILEAVTAAADEAYDAKVTMVGRESFSAFERSIMLQTLDRSWREHLAALDHLRQGIHLRGYAQKNPKQEYKREAFELFAAMLDAVKLEVTRIVMNVQIQSPEQLEQAAEQYEEQGSHLENVEFRHADYSDSNAATAVAAAPVAADAAATMIGDAMSHAPRGGAASAAAAAGASRASDGIPKVGRNDPCPCGSGKKYKHCHGQIA, from the coding sequence ATGAGCACCGGTTTTCTACAAAAGATTTTTGGCAGTCGCAACCAGCGCCTCGTCAAGCAATATCAAAAGACCGTCGCGTCGGTCAATGCGCTCGAGCCGCAGATCGAGAAACTGACGGACGATCAGTTGCGCGCCAAAACCGGCGAGTTCCGTCAGCGGGTTGCGGGCGGCGAGTCGCTCGACAAGCTGCTCCCGGAAGCATTCGCGGTCTGCCGCGAAGCGAGCAAGCGCGTGCTGAAGATGCGCCACTTCGACGTCCAGCTGATCGGCGGCATGGTGCTGCACTACGGCAAGATCGCGGAAATGCGCACCGGCGAGGGCAAGACGCTCGTCGCCACGCTCGCGGCGTATCTGAATGCGCTCTCGGGCCGCGGCGTGCACGTCGTGACCGTCAACGACTACCTCGCGCAGCGCGATGCCGAGTGGATGGGGCGGCTCTACAACTTCCTCGGGCTGTCGGTCGGCGTGAACCTGTCGCAGATGGACCACAGCTTCAAGCAGGAAGCCTACGCCGCTGACATCACGTACGGCACGAACAACGAGTTCGGCTTCGACTACCTGCGCGACAACATGGTCTACGAGACCGAGGCGCGCGTGCAGCGGGCGCTCAACTTTGCAATCGTCGATGAAGTGGACTCGATCCTGATCGACGAAGCGCGTACGCCGCTCATCATCTCGGGCCAGGCCGAAGACCACACCGAGCTTTATGTGCGTATGAACGCGCTGCCGCCGATGCTCGAGCGGCAGATCGGCGAAGAGAAGGCCGACGGCACCGGCGTCGAAAAGCCGGGCGATTACACGCTCGATGAAAAAGCGCGTCAGGTGTTCCTCACGGAATCGGGCCACGAGAAGGCCGAGCGGCTGCTCGCCGAGTGGGGCCTGATCGGCGACGGCGAGAGCCTCTACGCGCCGCAGAACATCACGCTGATGCACCACGTGTATGCGGCGCTGCGCGCGCATACGCTGTTCCACCGCGACCAGCACTATGTCGTGCAGAACGGCGAAGTCGTGATCGTCGACGAATTCACCGGGCGTCTGATGGCCGGCCGTCGCTGGTCCGACGGCCTGCATCAGGCAGTCGAGGCGAAAGAGCATGTGAAGATCCAGAGCGAAAACCAGACGCTCGCCTCGATCACGTTCCAGAACTACTTCCGTATGTACGGCAAGCTGTCCGGCATGACCGGTACGGCCGACACCGAAGCATACGAATTCAACGAGATCTACGGGCTCGAGACGGTCGTGATTCCGACCAACCGGCCGCCGAAGCGGCTCGACCGCCAGGATCAGATCTACAAGACCGCGCGCGAACGCTATGACGCGGTGACCCGCGATATCCGCGAGTGCTATGAGCGCGGGCAGCCGGTGCTGGTCGGCACGACGTCGATCGAAAACTCGGAGGTGCTCTCGCATCTGCTGACGAAAGCCGGCTTGCCGCACGAAGTGCTCAACGCGAAGCAGCACGAGCGCGAAGCGGCGATCGTCGCCGAGGCGGGACGGCCGCAGCGCATCACGATCGCAACCAACATGGCCGGCCGCGGTACCGACATCGTGCTCGGCGGCAATGCGGAAAAGCAGGCCGCTTTTGTCGAGGCGGACGAATCGATTCCCGCCGACGAAAAGCAGCGCCGCGTCGCGCAACTGCATGGCGAGTGGCAAGCGCTGCACGATCAGGTGAAGGCCGCGGGCGGCTTGCACATCATCGGCACCGAGCGCCACGAGTCGCGCCGGATCGACAACCAGCTGCGCGGCCGTGCGGGCCGCCAGGGCGATCCGGGTTCGTCGCGCTTCTTTCTGTCGCTCGAAGATCCGCTGTTGCGCATCTTTGCAGGCGACCGCGTGCGCGCAATCATGGACCGGCTCAAGATGCCCGAAGGCGAGGCGATCGAAGCGGGCATCGTCACGCGCTCGATCGAATCCGCGCAACGCAAGGTCGAGGCGCGCAACTTCGATATCCGCAAGCAGCTGCTCGAATACGACGACGTCGCGAACGATCAGCGCAAGGTGATCTACCAGCAGCGTAACGAACTGCTCGAAGCGCACGACATCGCCGAGACGATCGGCGCGATGCGCCATGGCGTGATCGGCGACATCGTGCACCAGTTTGTGCCGGCGGGCAGTATCGAAGAGCAGTGGGACGTGCCCGAGCTCGAGGAAGCGCTGCGCAACGACTGGCAGCTTGATCTCGCGATTCAGGAAATGATCAACGAATCGCAGTCGATCGACGCGGAAGAGATTCTCGAAGCCGTCACGGCCGCGGCGGACGAAGCGTACGACGCGAAGGTCACGATGGTTGGCCGAGAGTCGTTCAGCGCATTCGAGCGCTCGATCATGCTGCAGACGCTCGACCGCAGCTGGCGCGAGCACCTTGCCGCGCTCGATCACCTGCGTCAGGGCATTCACCTGCGCGGCTATGCGCAGAAGAACCCGAAGCAGGAATACAAGCGCGAGGCGTTCGAACTGTTCGCCGCGATGCTCGATGCGGTGAAGCTCGAAGTCACGCGTATCGTGATGAACGTGCAGATCCAGTCGCCGGAGCAGCTCGAGCAGGCGGCCGAGCAGTATGAAGAGCAGGGCAGCCATCTCGAGAATGTCGAGTTCCGGCATGCCGACTACTCTGATTCGAACGCGGCCACGGCCGTGGCCGCCGCGCCTGTGGCAGCCGATGCCGCCGCGACGATGATCGGCGACGCGATGAGCCATGCGCCGCGTGGCGGCGCAGCTTCGGCGGCCGCTGCAGCAGGTGCATCGCGCGCGAGCGACGGCATCCCGAAGGTCGGCCGCAACGATCCTTGCCCGTGCGGCAGCGGCAAGAAGTACAAGCACTGCCACGGCCAGATCGCGTAA
- a CDS encoding peroxiredoxin codes for MIKTGEKLPDATVFEMIDEAREGCTIGANSFSVSHETAGKRVVIFGLPGAFTPTCSAKHVPGYVEAAEKLRAAGIDEIWCVSVNDAFVMGAWGRDQRTAGKVRMMADGSAAFTRALGLDQDMSARGMGIRSQRYAMVVDDGVVKTLNVEAPGKFEVSDAQSVLATL; via the coding sequence ATGATCAAGACTGGTGAAAAACTGCCCGACGCGACCGTTTTCGAGATGATCGACGAGGCGCGCGAGGGCTGCACGATCGGAGCGAACAGCTTCAGCGTGAGTCACGAAACGGCGGGCAAGCGCGTGGTGATCTTCGGATTGCCAGGCGCGTTCACGCCGACCTGTTCGGCCAAGCATGTGCCGGGTTACGTCGAAGCGGCCGAGAAGTTGCGTGCCGCGGGCATCGACGAAATCTGGTGCGTGTCCGTCAACGACGCGTTCGTGATGGGCGCGTGGGGACGCGATCAGCGCACCGCGGGCAAGGTGCGCATGATGGCGGACGGTAGTGCGGCTTTCACCAGAGCGCTCGGTCTGGATCAGGACATGTCGGCGCGTGGCATGGGCATCCGCTCGCAGCGCTACGCGATGGTGGTCGACGATGGCGTGGTCAAGACGCTCAACGTCGAGGCACCCGGCAAGTTCGAAGTGAGCGATGCGCAGAGCGTTCTCGCTACGTTGTAG
- a CDS encoding NUDIX domain-containing protein — MTARADNAADNAPQGAPAAARPVTEVAVGVLVQPDGRYLLAQRPAGKPYEGYWEFPGGKLEPGETVEAALARELHEELGIDVKACHRWHTLEHDYPHAYVRLYFCKVTEWTGEPHGREGQAFVWQTLPADVTPLLPATIPVLEWLAAE, encoded by the coding sequence ATGACGGCTCGCGCGGACAATGCCGCAGACAATGCGCCGCAAGGTGCACCGGCTGCGGCGCGGCCGGTGACCGAGGTGGCGGTCGGCGTGCTCGTGCAGCCGGACGGGCGCTACCTGCTTGCCCAGCGGCCGGCGGGCAAGCCGTATGAAGGTTACTGGGAGTTTCCGGGCGGCAAGCTCGAACCCGGTGAGACCGTCGAAGCGGCGCTTGCGCGCGAACTGCACGAGGAACTCGGCATCGACGTGAAGGCGTGCCACCGTTGGCATACGCTCGAACACGACTATCCGCACGCATATGTGCGGCTCTATTTCTGCAAGGTGACGGAGTGGACCGGCGAGCCGCACGGGCGTGAGGGCCAGGCTTTTGTCTGGCAGACGCTGCCCGCCGACGTCACACCGCTGTTGCCCGCGACCATACCGGTGCTCGAGTGGCTCGCCGCTGAGTGA
- the coaE gene encoding dephospho-CoA kinase (Dephospho-CoA kinase (CoaE) performs the final step in coenzyme A biosynthesis.): MFAVGLTGGIGSGKSFVADRFAARGVPIVDTDAIAHRITAPHGLAMPAIASEFGASFVAPDGSLDRARMRALVFSDETARRRLEAITHPLIRAETERERREANGPYVVIVVPLLVESGSWKTRVNRVLVVDCSVETQIERVMRRNAFTREQVLAIIARQATREARLDAADDVIVNSDLSPFETIDARVDELHRQYLSQSSADDQ, encoded by the coding sequence ATGTTTGCTGTTGGGTTGACGGGCGGCATCGGCAGCGGCAAGTCCTTCGTCGCCGACCGCTTCGCGGCGCGCGGCGTGCCGATCGTCGACACGGATGCGATCGCGCATCGCATCACGGCGCCGCACGGCCTGGCGATGCCCGCCATCGCGAGCGAATTCGGCGCATCGTTCGTCGCGCCCGACGGCTCGCTCGATCGCGCGCGGATGCGAGCGCTTGTCTTCAGCGACGAAACCGCGCGGCGCCGCCTCGAAGCGATCACTCACCCGTTGATCCGTGCGGAGACCGAACGTGAGCGGCGCGAAGCGAACGGTCCGTACGTGGTGATCGTGGTGCCGCTGCTGGTGGAATCGGGCAGCTGGAAAACGCGTGTGAATCGTGTGCTCGTGGTCGACTGCAGCGTCGAAACGCAGATCGAGCGCGTCATGCGCCGCAACGCGTTCACGCGCGAGCAGGTGCTCGCGATCATCGCCCGGCAGGCGACGCGTGAAGCGCGGCTCGACGCGGCCGACGATGTGATCGTCAACAGTGACCTGTCGCCGTTCGAAACCATCGACGCACGCGTCGACGAACTGCACCGCCAGTACCTGTCCCAGTCATCCGCCGACGATCAATAA
- the yacG gene encoding DNA gyrase inhibitor YacG, whose translation MTTVVKCPTCGKDVRWTPESRFRPFCSERCKQMDLGAWAAEKYRIGSNDEEPPSDETPGDSAHH comes from the coding sequence ATGACCACCGTCGTCAAATGCCCGACTTGCGGCAAGGATGTCCGTTGGACCCCGGAAAGCCGCTTCCGCCCGTTCTGTTCCGAACGGTGCAAACAGATGGACCTCGGCGCCTGGGCCGCCGAGAAATACCGGATCGGCAGCAACGATGAAGAGCCGCCGTCAGACGAAACGCCCGGCGATAGCGCACATCATTGA
- the lpxC gene encoding UDP-3-O-acyl-N-acetylglucosamine deacetylase, with protein MLKQRTIKSIVKTVGIGLHSGRKVDLTLRPAAPDTGIVFSRVDLPTPVDIPASAMAIGDTRLASVLQKDGARVSTVEHLMSACAGLGIDNLYVDVTAEEIPIMDGSAASFVFLIQSAGIEEQNAAKKFIKVKKPVEIRDGDKFARLDPFFGFKLKFTIDFRHPAVDKTGQALEVDFANTSYVREIARARTFGFAHEVETMRELGLARGGSMDNAIVLDEYRILNNDGLRYDDEFVKHKMLDAIGDLYVVGHPLLASYDAYKSGHGLNNALLRELLAHEDAYEIVTFDDPQKAPRGFAYDTQTAFA; from the coding sequence ATGTTGAAGCAGCGCACTATCAAATCGATCGTCAAGACGGTCGGCATCGGCTTGCATTCGGGACGCAAGGTCGATCTGACGCTTCGTCCTGCGGCTCCCGATACCGGCATCGTGTTTTCGCGCGTGGATTTGCCCACGCCGGTGGACATTCCTGCATCGGCAATGGCGATCGGCGATACGCGGCTCGCATCGGTGTTGCAGAAGGACGGCGCGCGCGTGTCGACGGTCGAGCATCTGATGTCCGCCTGCGCGGGCCTCGGCATCGACAACCTCTATGTCGACGTCACCGCTGAAGAGATTCCGATCATGGACGGCAGCGCCGCCTCGTTCGTGTTTCTGATCCAGTCGGCCGGCATCGAGGAACAGAACGCCGCGAAGAAATTCATCAAGGTGAAGAAGCCGGTCGAGATTCGCGACGGCGACAAGTTCGCGCGCCTCGACCCGTTTTTCGGCTTCAAGCTCAAGTTCACGATCGATTTCCGCCATCCGGCCGTCGATAAGACGGGCCAGGCGCTCGAGGTCGATTTCGCGAACACGTCGTATGTACGCGAGATCGCGCGTGCGCGTACGTTCGGCTTCGCGCATGAAGTGGAAACGATGCGCGAGCTGGGCCTCGCACGCGGCGGCAGCATGGATAACGCGATCGTGCTCGACGAGTACCGCATCCTGAATAACGACGGGCTGCGTTACGACGACGAGTTCGTCAAGCACAAGATGCTCGACGCGATCGGCGATCTGTATGTGGTCGGCCATCCGCTGCTCGCGTCGTACGACGCGTACAAGTCGGGCCATGGTCTGAACAATGCGCTGCTGCGCGAACTGCTCGCTCATGAAGATGCGTACGAAATCGTCACGTTCGACGATCCGCAGAAGGCGCCGCGCGGCTTTGCGTACGACACGCAGACGGCGTTTGCGTAA
- a CDS encoding DUF721 domain-containing protein encodes MSRSSSNSRPPFSRPPTRSPSAPFSPSFDARRPQRLADVLARTDAFSALRAGVEQIAALERDLAELLPDYLATSVEPGFIKDGVLAIFAAHNALAARLRHLEPRLVTDLQQRGWAVESLRIRVRPKAVEAPPPIKQARMTRVGADALHELSESLEPSPLQAALARMAARHRK; translated from the coding sequence ATGAGCCGCTCTTCGTCGAATTCAAGGCCGCCGTTTTCGAGGCCGCCCACGCGGTCGCCGTCGGCACCGTTCTCACCGTCATTCGACGCGCGCCGGCCGCAGCGGCTCGCCGATGTGCTGGCTCGCACCGATGCCTTTTCGGCGCTACGCGCGGGTGTCGAGCAGATCGCCGCGCTGGAGCGCGATCTCGCTGAACTCTTACCCGACTATCTCGCAACGAGCGTCGAGCCCGGTTTTATCAAGGATGGCGTACTGGCGATCTTCGCTGCACACAACGCGCTCGCCGCGCGCTTACGGCATCTGGAGCCGCGGCTCGTGACCGATTTGCAGCAACGCGGCTGGGCCGTCGAATCGCTAAGAATCCGCGTGCGGCCGAAGGCCGTCGAAGCGCCGCCGCCGATCAAGCAGGCACGCATGACGCGCGTGGGCGCGGATGCGCTGCATGAGCTGAGCGAGTCCCTTGAGCCCTCGCCGCTGCAGGCGGCGCTCGCCCGTATGGCGGCGCGGCATCGCAAGTAA
- the argJ gene encoding bifunctional glutamate N-acetyltransferase/amino-acid acetyltransferase ArgJ, with amino-acid sequence MAVNFPSIEPAQLHPVPGVTLGWAEANIRKPNRKDVLVISVDEGATVAGVFTSNRFCAAPVTVCREHLERVRHSSKSGDGGKGIRALVINTGNANAGTGEPGLAHARETCNELARLAGVAPEQVLPFSTGVILEPLPIDRLKAGLPAALANRAAAHWYDAAQSIMTTDTLPKAASRQVKIDGHTVTLTGISKGAGMIKPNMATMLGFLAFDAAVAQPVLDALVKHVADRSFNCITIDGDTSTNDSFILIASGKSSLPAITSTDSPAYAALRDAVTNVAQTLAQLIVRDGEGATKFMTVQVEGGTSVAECRQIAYAIGHSPLVKTAFYASDPNLGRILAAIGYAGVDDLDVGKIDLYLDDVLVAKAGGRNPAYREEDGQRVMKKSEILIRVLLGRGDAQATIWTCDLSHDYVSINADYRS; translated from the coding sequence ATGGCTGTCAATTTCCCTTCGATCGAACCCGCTCAACTTCATCCGGTCCCCGGCGTCACGCTTGGCTGGGCCGAAGCGAATATCCGCAAACCGAATCGCAAGGACGTACTCGTGATTTCCGTCGACGAAGGTGCGACGGTCGCGGGCGTGTTCACGTCGAACCGTTTCTGTGCGGCGCCCGTTACCGTGTGCCGCGAACATCTCGAGCGTGTACGTCACAGCAGTAAGAGCGGCGACGGTGGCAAGGGCATCCGCGCGCTCGTCATCAACACCGGCAATGCGAACGCGGGCACCGGCGAGCCGGGTCTCGCGCACGCGCGCGAAACTTGCAATGAGCTTGCGCGCCTCGCGGGCGTTGCGCCCGAGCAGGTACTGCCGTTTTCGACCGGCGTGATTCTCGAACCGCTGCCCATCGACCGCCTGAAGGCCGGCTTGCCGGCAGCGCTCGCGAACCGCGCGGCGGCGCACTGGTACGACGCCGCACAGTCGATCATGACCACCGACACGCTGCCGAAAGCCGCGTCGCGCCAGGTCAAGATCGACGGTCACACGGTCACGCTGACCGGCATCAGCAAGGGCGCCGGCATGATCAAGCCGAACATGGCGACGATGCTCGGCTTCCTCGCGTTCGATGCGGCGGTTGCGCAGCCCGTGCTCGACGCGCTCGTCAAACATGTCGCGGACCGCTCGTTCAACTGCATCACGATCGACGGCGATACGTCGACCAACGATTCGTTCATCCTGATCGCGTCGGGCAAGTCGAGCCTGCCGGCGATCACGTCGACCGATTCGCCCGCCTACGCGGCGCTGCGCGACGCGGTGACCAACGTCGCGCAGACGCTCGCACAACTGATCGTGCGCGACGGTGAGGGCGCGACGAAGTTCATGACCGTGCAGGTGGAAGGCGGCACGAGCGTTGCGGAATGCCGGCAGATTGCTTACGCCATCGGCCATTCGCCGCTCGTGAAGACCGCGTTCTACGCGTCCGATCCGAACTTGGGCCGCATTCTGGCGGCGATCGGCTATGCGGGCGTCGACGACCTCGACGTCGGCAAGATCGATCTGTATCTCGACGATGTGCTCGTCGCCAAGGCAGGCGGGCGCAATCCGGCGTATCGTGAGGAAGACGGCCAGCGCGTGATGAAGAAAAGCGAGATCCTGATTCGCGTGCTGCTGGGCCGTGGCGACGCGCAAGCCACCATCTGGACTTGCGACCTGTCGCACGATTACGTGAGCATCAACGCCGATTACCGTTCCTGA
- a CDS encoding ATP-binding protein, whose translation MDKLELLLTRAEAVLGRLEAMLPPAAPDVDWSAAVAFRWRKRQGRGFLQPVPSISLISLADLQNIDRQKELIEQNTRQFVHKQPANNVLLTGARGTGKSSLIKACLNAYAKDGLRLIEVDKDDLHDLGDIVDLISARPERFVVFCDDLSFEEGESGYKALKVALDGSVAAQSDNVLIYATSNRRHLLPEYMSDNETYKHTADGEIHPGEVVEEKISLSERFGLWVSFYPFKQDDYLTIVAHWLRHFGCDDAGVEAARGDALVWALERGSRSGRVAWQFARDWSGRRAPA comes from the coding sequence ATGGACAAACTCGAACTACTGTTGACCCGCGCCGAAGCGGTGCTGGGCCGTCTCGAAGCAATGCTGCCGCCCGCGGCGCCCGACGTCGACTGGTCGGCCGCGGTCGCCTTTCGCTGGCGTAAGCGCCAGGGGCGCGGCTTTCTGCAACCGGTGCCGTCCATTTCCCTGATTTCGCTTGCCGACCTGCAGAACATCGACCGCCAGAAGGAACTGATCGAGCAGAACACGCGGCAGTTCGTCCACAAGCAGCCGGCCAACAATGTGCTGCTGACGGGCGCGCGCGGCACCGGCAAGTCGTCGCTGATCAAGGCGTGCCTCAATGCGTATGCGAAGGATGGCTTGCGTCTGATCGAAGTCGACAAGGACGATCTGCACGATCTCGGCGATATCGTCGATCTGATCTCGGCGCGGCCTGAGCGATTTGTGGTGTTCTGCGACGATCTGTCGTTCGAGGAAGGCGAGTCGGGTTACAAGGCGCTGAAGGTCGCGCTCGACGGGTCGGTGGCCGCGCAATCGGACAACGTGCTGATTTATGCGACGTCGAACCGCCGTCATCTGTTGCCCGAGTACATGAGCGACAACGAGACGTACAAGCACACGGCCGACGGTGAGATTCATCCGGGCGAAGTGGTCGAGGAAAAGATCTCGCTGTCCGAGCGCTTCGGCCTGTGGGTCAGCTTCTATCCGTTCAAGCAGGACGATTACCTGACGATCGTCGCGCACTGGCTGCGCCATTTCGGCTGCGACGACGCGGGCGTCGAAGCCGCGCGCGGCGACGCGCTCGTGTGGGCGCTCGAGCGCGGCTCGCGTTCGGGACGCGTCGCGTGGCAGTTCGCACGCGACTGGTCGGGCCGCCGGGCACCGGCATGA